One window from the genome of Elephas maximus indicus isolate mEleMax1 chromosome 8, mEleMax1 primary haplotype, whole genome shotgun sequence encodes:
- the GPR141 gene encoding probable G-protein coupled receptor 141 isoform X3, translating to MVDHNLTRDHDDIRNSSCNPILTPYLTWLYCIVFIGGLVGVISILFLLVKMNTRSVTTTAVVNLVVVHSVFLLTVPFRLIYLIKRTWIFGLPFCKFVSSMLHIHMYLTFLFYVVILVIRYLIFFKRKDKVEFYRKLHAVAASTGMWLLVIVIVVPWVVSQYGTKEKYDEEHCFTFHKELARKHVQVINYMIIIIVIAIAVILLAFQVFIIMSMVRKIRHSLLCHQEFWAQLKNLFFIGVIVICFLPYQFFRIYYLQVVVRSESCDTNGVFYNEIFLSVTAISCFDLLLFVLGGSHWFKQKIIDLWNCLLCR from the coding sequence ATGGTTGACCACAACCTTACCAGGGACCACGATGATATCAGGAACAGCTCATGCAATCCTATATTGACACCATATTTAACCTGGCTTTACTGCATAGTGTTCATTGGAGGACTTGTAGGTGTTATCTCCATCTTGTTCCTGCTGGTGAAAATGAACACCAGGTCTGTGACCACCACTGCTGTTGTTAACCTGGTGGTGGTGCACAGTGTTTTTCTCCTGACGGTGCCTTTTCGCTTGATCTACCTCATCAAGCGGACATGGATATTTGGATTGCCCTTCTGCAAATTTGTGAGTTCCATGCTGCATATCCACATGTACCTCACATTCCTGTTCTATGTGGTGATCCTGGTCATCAGGTACCTTATCTTCTTTAAGCgcaaggacaaagtagaattctaCAGAAAACTGCATGCTGTGGCTGCCAGCACTGGGATGTGGCTGCTGGTAATTGTCATTGTGGTGCCGTGGGTTGTTTCTCAGTACGGGACTAAGGAGAAATATGATGAGGAACACTGTTTTACTTTCCACAAAGAACTTGCTAGAAAGCATGTGCAAGTTATCAACTATATGATAATCATTATTGTCATAGCCATTGCAGTGATTCTCTTGGCCTTCCAGGTCTTCATAATTATGTCGATGGTGCGGAAGATACGCCACTCcttgctatgccaccaggagttCTGGGCCCAATTGAAAAACCTCTTTTTTATAGGGGTCATcgttatttgcttccttccctATCAGTTCTTTAGAATCTATTACTTGCAAGTTGTGGTGCGCTCAGAAAGCTGTGACACTAATGGTGTATTTTATAACGAAATCTTCTTGAGTGTAACAGCGATTAGCTGCTTTGATTTACTGCTCTTTGTTTTGGGGGGAAGCCACTGGTTTAAGCAAAAGATAATTGACCTATGGAACTGCCTTTTGTGCCGTTAG